One window from the genome of Haladaptatus paucihalophilus DX253 encodes:
- a CDS encoding M28 family metallopeptidase, with the protein MTTLPTTIVGDAYTSTRHWDLLCNLVDLDNRMAGQDGEAEGAELVQEAFEANGLRDATISEFEIPGWWRESSALTVEHDRTHEFDAQHETVALPGTPSGDVEAELVDVGYGLPEDFEAADVEGKLVMASSMTPDDYGRWIHRAEKYGAAARGGAVGFLFRNHLEGNLPPTGSIGKEDGPGDIPAVGVSKEVGDRLVRYCGSGETTARLAVNCRNEPTNSRNIEAVVGPDTDEEVLVTAHVDAHDVGEGANDNGVGTVLVAEIGRLLVEMEDALETRVRCLVFGAEEVGLFGAYHWAETHDMDAVKCIFNMDGAGYSRTADVYTHGFDPMGEAFAEVRDELDVPVEIHDGIRPHSDHWPFVQKGVAGMQGRSIAGESGRGWGHTHGDTLDKLDVRDLRDLSVVFTAAVLKLAEEDRDIPHKSVADVRDATVEQGFEAGMRNSGSWPFDDAATADAEPAAEADR; encoded by the coding sequence ATGACAACACTACCCACGACAATCGTTGGCGATGCGTACACGAGCACGCGGCACTGGGACCTCCTCTGTAACCTCGTCGACCTCGACAATCGGATGGCCGGACAGGACGGAGAGGCGGAAGGGGCGGAACTCGTACAGGAAGCGTTCGAAGCGAACGGCCTCCGCGATGCGACCATCTCCGAGTTCGAGATTCCCGGTTGGTGGCGCGAGTCGAGCGCACTGACCGTCGAACACGACCGGACGCACGAGTTCGACGCGCAACACGAAACCGTCGCCCTACCCGGAACGCCGAGCGGCGACGTGGAGGCGGAACTGGTCGACGTCGGCTACGGACTTCCGGAGGACTTCGAGGCGGCCGACGTCGAGGGCAAACTCGTCATGGCGTCGAGCATGACCCCGGACGACTACGGCCGCTGGATTCACCGTGCGGAGAAGTACGGTGCCGCGGCGCGGGGCGGCGCGGTCGGCTTCCTCTTTCGCAACCACTTGGAGGGGAACCTCCCGCCGACGGGAAGCATCGGGAAGGAAGACGGCCCCGGCGACATCCCCGCCGTCGGCGTCTCGAAGGAAGTCGGCGACAGACTCGTCCGATACTGCGGCAGCGGCGAGACGACCGCGCGACTCGCGGTGAACTGCCGGAACGAACCGACGAACTCGCGCAACATCGAGGCCGTCGTCGGTCCTGACACCGACGAGGAAGTGCTCGTCACCGCGCATGTCGATGCCCACGACGTCGGCGAAGGCGCGAATGACAACGGCGTCGGGACGGTGCTCGTCGCCGAAATCGGCCGCCTGCTGGTCGAGATGGAAGACGCCCTCGAAACGCGGGTCCGCTGTCTCGTCTTCGGTGCCGAGGAGGTCGGCCTGTTCGGCGCGTACCACTGGGCCGAGACGCACGACATGGACGCGGTGAAGTGCATCTTCAACATGGACGGCGCGGGATACTCGCGCACCGCCGACGTGTACACGCACGGATTCGACCCGATGGGCGAGGCGTTCGCAGAGGTGCGCGACGAACTCGACGTCCCGGTCGAAATCCACGACGGCATCCGCCCGCACAGCGACCACTGGCCGTTCGTCCAGAAGGGCGTCGCGGGCATGCAGGGCCGGTCGATAGCGGGCGAAAGCGGGCGCGGCTGGGGGCACACCCACGGGGATACGCTCGACAAACTAGACGTCCGCGACCTCCGTGACCTCTCCGTCGTCTTCACGGCGGCCGTGCTCAAACTCGCGGAGGAAGACCGGGACATCCCGCACAAGTCGGTCGCGGACGTCCGCGACGCGACGGTCGAACAGGGATTCGAAGCCGGGATGCGAAACTCCGGCAGTTGGCCGTTCGACGACGCTGCAACGGCGGACGCGGAACCAGCGGCGG
- a CDS encoding metallopeptidase TldD-related protein produces the protein MDETEDGPDLGDELDVAEWILSRFDSDDEVAVAEVGYLDRTQTTGSATPAEVRSADDLSNEGIWWRVFVEGSADYRFTTSFSESHLEDLMERSIRSARVLDQRVPAKYDPGTVHQAVHPGWTVGGSLSDSAATEKLTAVRSAFAESMDGLALDRAAVSYRDERLSSVLLTTTGTTVRTSLERASVETVVAPANAEKVQRHFGTTTGPAFFDALPGHFDELAASVRERKGYPPLDDAETTSIGGDGDADVVFGPRAAAALFHHVAHYLEMDAAYLGSSPFSVGDRFGPPGLDVEDCVHAGSWAALGYDAEGKPTTPVTLVSDGIVRNFLHDTVSAIEEETVPMGSVVPSVGYERPPRIHARHLDVAAGSASRASLLDGADVYVESVETPRIENEATRTKRASSMPPSVLYAKDIAATTPSEFEDEATTQELTFPVRLGYTVDGSERGKRFAGGAVTVPLGALRSITGIDDVRETVTGVCSKHRSMIPYAVTAPSIRFSMRFSNLRIC, from the coding sequence ATGGACGAGACGGAGGACGGACCCGATTTGGGGGACGAACTCGACGTCGCGGAGTGGATTCTCTCGCGGTTCGATTCCGACGACGAAGTGGCCGTCGCGGAAGTGGGATATCTCGACAGAACGCAGACTACTGGGTCGGCGACTCCGGCCGAGGTTCGCTCCGCCGATGACCTCTCGAACGAGGGCATCTGGTGGCGCGTGTTCGTGGAGGGAAGCGCTGACTATCGGTTCACGACGTCGTTTTCGGAATCCCATCTGGAAGACCTGATGGAGCGGTCGATTCGGTCGGCCCGCGTCTTGGACCAGCGCGTCCCCGCCAAATACGACCCGGGGACGGTCCATCAGGCGGTTCACCCGGGATGGACGGTCGGCGGATCGCTGTCCGACTCCGCGGCGACCGAAAAACTCACGGCCGTCAGGTCGGCGTTCGCGGAGTCGATGGACGGCCTCGCGCTGGACCGCGCGGCCGTCTCGTACCGCGACGAGCGGTTGTCGTCGGTCCTGTTGACGACGACCGGGACGACGGTCCGAACGTCGCTCGAACGGGCGTCAGTCGAAACGGTCGTCGCGCCCGCGAACGCGGAGAAGGTCCAGCGTCACTTCGGAACGACCACCGGACCCGCGTTCTTCGACGCGCTTCCCGGCCACTTCGACGAACTGGCGGCGTCGGTTCGGGAGCGGAAGGGGTATCCCCCGCTCGACGACGCTGAGACGACGAGTATCGGAGGCGACGGCGACGCGGACGTCGTGTTCGGCCCGCGGGCGGCGGCGGCGTTGTTCCACCACGTCGCGCACTATCTGGAGATGGACGCGGCGTATCTCGGGTCGAGTCCCTTCTCCGTCGGTGACCGATTCGGCCCGCCGGGACTCGACGTCGAGGATTGCGTTCACGCCGGGTCGTGGGCGGCGTTGGGATACGACGCGGAGGGAAAACCGACGACGCCGGTGACGTTGGTGTCCGACGGTATCGTCCGGAACTTCCTCCACGATACGGTGTCCGCCATCGAGGAAGAGACGGTCCCGATGGGGTCCGTGGTTCCGAGCGTCGGTTACGAACGGCCGCCGCGGATTCACGCCCGCCATCTGGACGTCGCCGCCGGGTCCGCTTCGCGGGCGTCGCTTCTCGACGGGGCGGACGTCTACGTCGAATCGGTCGAGACGCCGCGAATCGAGAACGAGGCCACGCGAACGAAGCGCGCGAGTTCGATGCCGCCGAGCGTCCTGTACGCGAAGGACATCGCGGCGACGACGCCCAGCGAGTTCGAGGACGAGGCGACGACGCAGGAACTAACCTTCCCGGTTCGACTCGGCTACACGGTGGACGGGAGCGAGCGCGGAAAGCGGTTCGCGGGCGGAGCGGTGACGGTTCCTCTCGGTGCACTCCGTTCGATAACGGGTATCGACGACGTCCGCGAAACGGTGACCGGCGTCTGCTCCAAACACCGGTCGATGATTCCGTACGCCGTCACCGCGCCGTCGATTCGGTTTTCGATGCGTTTTTCAAATCTGAGGATATGTTAG
- a CDS encoding ABC transporter substrate-binding protein, with the protein MTTATGVGGMAALAGCSGSNDDNGGGGGSGGDKLPQYTYLNNPANYNPARHDAINLVGDQLKKVGLDTKVQVFEWGTLYTKITEEFNFSFATWSRGLGIDPGRRMPEQFHSSNTGKGQGNFTGYTNKDLDPKLMEQLQMKDEQKRIDTLFDIQKTINEDVPMHPIVQMPNIVAYNKNQVSGWTDHIAGYFHFEPMTNIEVNNSKKELRGSWAETLGTLSVLGYNNETKLIHQFEMLYDKLVRINSKLEADPKLSLATEWERPDNKTVKYKIREGHKWHDGEDLTPEDVKFTLEYIKKNEIPLYSTQWEMYDSVSVDGQWVTVNFKDPVGPVHKLFSNQIPIVPKHKWESRSNPAKANITEPVGSGPLQFDYWDKGSELSLKKYEDHWRPVKFNRRIWRIIPESSTVWSLLKKGTLNYLPYTRIGKQLNDNQDASNIGVKSAPGDGWWHFSQNTRQKGLDDKAVRQAAVNAIPKKAINEQILYGFATEGWNLVGESFGKFSNPDVKKYQPDDGVKAGKQSLKDAGYVIDGDGMAHFPK; encoded by the coding sequence ATGACCACCGCAACCGGCGTCGGTGGAATGGCCGCACTCGCCGGTTGCAGCGGTTCCAATGACGACAACGGCGGCGGTGGCGGAAGCGGCGGCGACAAGCTACCCCAGTACACCTACCTCAACAACCCCGCGAACTACAACCCCGCGCGCCACGACGCCATCAACCTCGTGGGCGACCAGCTCAAGAAAGTCGGACTCGACACCAAGGTGCAGGTGTTCGAGTGGGGCACCCTCTACACGAAAATCACCGAGGAGTTCAACTTCTCCTTCGCAACGTGGTCACGTGGCCTCGGCATCGACCCCGGTCGTCGAATGCCCGAGCAGTTCCACTCCTCGAACACGGGGAAGGGCCAGGGCAACTTCACCGGCTACACCAACAAGGACCTTGACCCGAAGCTGATGGAACAGCTGCAGATGAAAGACGAACAAAAGCGCATCGACACGCTGTTCGACATTCAGAAGACCATCAACGAGGACGTCCCGATGCACCCCATCGTTCAGATGCCCAACATCGTGGCGTACAACAAAAATCAGGTCAGCGGGTGGACCGACCACATCGCGGGCTACTTCCACTTCGAACCGATGACCAATATCGAAGTGAACAACAGCAAAAAGGAGCTTCGCGGCTCGTGGGCCGAGACCCTCGGCACGCTCAGCGTTCTCGGTTACAACAACGAGACGAAACTCATCCACCAGTTCGAGATGCTGTACGACAAGCTCGTGCGCATCAACTCGAAACTCGAAGCCGACCCGAAACTGAGTCTGGCGACCGAGTGGGAACGCCCGGACAACAAGACGGTGAAGTACAAGATTCGGGAGGGCCACAAGTGGCACGACGGCGAGGACCTGACGCCGGAGGACGTGAAGTTCACGCTCGAATATATCAAGAAAAACGAGATTCCGCTCTACTCCACGCAGTGGGAGATGTACGACTCGGTGTCGGTGGACGGTCAGTGGGTGACGGTGAACTTCAAGGACCCCGTCGGTCCGGTCCACAAACTGTTCTCCAACCAGATACCCATCGTGCCGAAGCACAAGTGGGAGAGCCGGAGCAACCCGGCCAAAGCGAACATCACGGAACCCGTCGGAAGCGGTCCGCTCCAGTTCGATTACTGGGACAAGGGCAGCGAACTGAGCCTGAAGAAGTACGAAGACCACTGGCGGCCGGTCAAGTTCAACCGCCGCATCTGGCGCATCATCCCGGAGAGTTCGACCGTGTGGTCCCTGTTGAAGAAGGGGACGCTGAACTACCTGCCGTACACCCGTATCGGCAAACAGCTCAACGACAACCAGGACGCCTCGAACATCGGCGTGAAGTCCGCGCCCGGCGACGGCTGGTGGCACTTCAGCCAGAACACGCGCCAGAAGGGACTCGACGACAAGGCCGTCCGACAGGCCGCCGTCAACGCGATTCCCAAGAAGGCCATCAACGAGCAGATTCTCTACGGCTTCGCCACCGAGGGGTGGAACCTCGTCGGCGAATCGTTCGGCAAGTTCAGCAACCCGGACGTCAAGAAGTACCAGCCGGACGACGGCGTGAAAGCCGGGAAGCAGTCCCTCAAAGATGCCGGATACGTCATCGACGGCGACGGAATGGCGCACTTCCCTAAGTAG
- a CDS encoding ABC transporter permease: MGKLDFFVRRTVQLGITLWAVATALFMLFRLMPGDPTSYIISPGMTPAVRQRLIASYGLNDPLWVQYVRYIQNLLTLDLGRSFKTNERVINMLVTYLPNTLVLMLTAFVVAYIIGISLGVLTGWYRGTRFEKATVVTALVGRSVPSFWMGILVLWIFGAKLGIIPMSGMTSLGSGPKNFWAMVFSLDFLKHMVAPVIVLAFYYMGYPLLIMRNSMLETLSEDFIDLCRAKGLTERKIMFNHAARNALLPVLTAAAIAIGYAVGGSVLIETVFGWPGIGREMIRAVLRRDYPVAQGTFLVLALSVIVMNFVADLLYGVLDPRVTYD, encoded by the coding sequence ATGGGTAAATTAGACTTCTTCGTCAGGCGCACCGTGCAGTTGGGAATCACGCTGTGGGCAGTTGCAACCGCGCTGTTCATGCTGTTTCGCCTCATGCCGGGCGACCCGACGTCGTACATCATTTCGCCCGGAATGACGCCCGCGGTTCGACAGCGGCTCATCGCGAGCTACGGGTTGAACGACCCGCTGTGGGTGCAGTACGTTCGGTACATACAGAACCTCCTGACGCTCGACCTCGGGCGCTCGTTCAAGACCAACGAGCGCGTCATCAACATGCTCGTCACGTACCTCCCGAACACGCTCGTCCTGATGCTGACCGCGTTCGTCGTGGCGTACATCATCGGCATCTCGCTCGGCGTCCTCACCGGCTGGTACCGTGGAACGCGGTTCGAGAAGGCGACGGTCGTGACCGCGCTCGTCGGACGGAGCGTCCCCAGCTTCTGGATGGGCATCCTCGTCCTCTGGATCTTCGGCGCGAAACTCGGCATCATCCCGATGAGCGGGATGACGAGCCTCGGCTCCGGCCCGAAGAACTTCTGGGCGATGGTGTTCTCGCTCGATTTCCTCAAACACATGGTCGCGCCGGTCATCGTCCTCGCGTTCTACTACATGGGCTATCCGCTGCTCATCATGCGCAACAGCATGCTGGAAACCCTCTCGGAGGACTTCATCGACCTCTGCCGCGCGAAGGGACTGACGGAGCGGAAGATAATGTTCAACCACGCGGCCCGCAACGCCCTGTTGCCCGTGCTGACCGCCGCCGCCATCGCCATCGGCTACGCGGTGGGCGGCAGCGTCCTCATCGAGACGGTGTTCGGTTGGCCGGGCATCGGCCGCGAGATGATTCGCGCCGTGCTTCGACGCGACTACCCGGTGGCCCAGGGGACGTTCCTCGTCCTCGCACTGTCGGTCATCGTGATGAACTTCGTCGCCGACCTGCTGTACGGCGTCCTCGACCCACGGGTGACCTATGACTGA
- a CDS encoding ABC transporter permease: protein MTETMNQEHDGSIFADIDEESEEQFSAWQRNLRLWKETITEQFSMLTEDPLVVAAMAILAFFGIVAVFAPYIAPYGPKERLMVNALFAKWIKPSFLGGEGGYILGTTAQGYDIFSQLVYGARPAIMVGLVAAVMTVGLGTLVGLVSGYYGGYVDDVLMRLVDFVYGLPLLPTVIVLVTVLGPGLENIILAFVLLQWRTSARVIRALVLSLRERSFVKAAKISGASNWRIISRHIAPNVLPMAFLYGAFAIAWAILTEAGVSFLGLGDPKSVSWGMMLQSARVYSAMTEGTWWWFVPPGVCIALVVISGFLIGRGYEEIVNPELQVEG from the coding sequence ATGACTGAAACGATGAATCAGGAGCACGACGGTTCGATATTCGCGGACATCGACGAGGAGAGCGAGGAGCAGTTCAGCGCGTGGCAGCGCAACCTCCGCCTCTGGAAGGAGACGATAACCGAACAGTTCTCGATGCTCACGGAGGACCCACTGGTCGTCGCCGCGATGGCTATCCTCGCGTTCTTCGGCATCGTCGCCGTCTTCGCGCCCTACATCGCGCCGTACGGACCGAAGGAACGCCTGATGGTGAACGCGCTCTTCGCCAAGTGGATCAAACCGTCCTTCCTCGGCGGCGAGGGCGGCTACATCCTCGGAACGACGGCGCAGGGCTACGACATCTTCAGCCAACTGGTGTACGGGGCGCGTCCCGCCATCATGGTCGGCCTCGTGGCCGCCGTGATGACCGTCGGCCTCGGAACGCTCGTCGGCCTCGTCAGCGGCTACTACGGCGGCTACGTGGACGACGTGCTCATGCGACTCGTGGACTTCGTGTACGGACTCCCGCTCCTGCCGACGGTCATCGTCCTCGTGACGGTGCTCGGGCCGGGACTGGAGAACATCATCCTCGCGTTCGTGCTCCTGCAGTGGCGCACGTCCGCCCGCGTCATCCGCGCGCTCGTCCTCTCGCTCCGCGAACGCTCGTTCGTCAAGGCGGCGAAGATTTCCGGGGCGAGCAACTGGCGCATCATCTCGCGGCACATCGCACCGAACGTCCTTCCGATGGCATTTCTCTACGGCGCGTTCGCCATCGCGTGGGCGATTCTGACGGAAGCCGGGGTGTCCTTCTTGGGCCTCGGCGACCCGAAGAGCGTCTCGTGGGGCATGATGCTCCAGAGCGCCCGCGTCTACAGCGCCATGACGGAAGGAACGTGGTGGTGGTTCGTGCCGCCCGGAGTCTGTATCGCCCTCGTGGTCATCAGCGGCTTCCTCATCGGCCGCGGCTACGAAGAGATCGTCAACCCCGAACTACAGGTCGAAGGATGA
- a CDS encoding ABC transporter ATP-binding protein, translated as MALLEVEDLEVYYDSEDGPVKAVDGVSFQIEAGETVGIVGESGCGKSTLAKALIGILPKNGYINGGKILFKGEDLTDMPEKRRRALRWDEISLIAQSAMNALDPVYTIREQILEAIDAHYPKMGRSEAQDIIDESFDLVGLDRDRQTDYPHQFSGGMRQRAMIAMSLVLEPSLILADEPTTALDVIMQDQILKRINGIQQESDTAMMVITHDVAVVAETCDRVVVMYAGELAEEGPSEFIFGEPYHPYTLGLKSAFPDIRRSEQDLVSIGGHPPDLSNPPSGCRFAERCPLATEVCREESPPAVEHGELRSFCHHTDRIDAELRSVASKARTWQNDASMEATDD; from the coding sequence ATGGCCCTGCTCGAAGTCGAAGACCTCGAAGTCTACTACGACAGCGAGGACGGCCCCGTCAAAGCGGTTGACGGCGTGAGCTTCCAGATAGAGGCCGGGGAAACCGTCGGCATCGTCGGCGAATCCGGCTGTGGAAAATCGACGCTCGCCAAGGCGCTTATCGGCATCCTGCCGAAGAACGGTTACATCAACGGCGGGAAGATACTGTTCAAGGGCGAGGACCTGACCGACATGCCCGAGAAGCGCCGCCGAGCGCTTCGCTGGGACGAGATTTCGCTCATCGCCCAGTCCGCGATGAACGCGCTCGACCCGGTGTACACCATCCGCGAGCAGATTCTGGAGGCCATCGACGCCCACTACCCGAAGATGGGACGGTCGGAGGCCCAAGACATCATCGACGAGTCCTTCGACCTCGTTGGACTCGACCGCGACCGCCAGACGGACTATCCCCACCAGTTCTCCGGCGGGATGCGCCAGCGGGCGATGATCGCCATGTCGCTCGTCCTCGAACCGTCGCTCATCCTCGCGGACGAACCGACGACGGCGCTGGACGTCATCATGCAGGACCAGATTCTCAAGCGCATCAACGGGATTCAACAGGAGAGCGACACCGCCATGATGGTCATCACGCACGACGTGGCCGTCGTCGCGGAGACCTGCGACCGCGTGGTCGTCATGTACGCTGGCGAACTCGCCGAGGAAGGCCCGTCGGAGTTCATCTTCGGCGAACCGTACCACCCCTACACGCTCGGGCTGAAGAGCGCGTTCCCCGACATCCGCCGGTCCGAACAGGACCTCGTGAGCATCGGCGGCCACCCGCCGGATTTGAGCAACCCGCCGAGCGGGTGTCGGTTCGCGGAACGCTGTCCGCTGGCGACAGAAGTCTGCCGGGAGGAGTCCCCGCCCGCCGTCGAACACGGCGAGTTGCGCTCGTTCTGCCACCACACCGACCGGATCGACGCGGAACTTCGCTCGGTCGCCAGCAAGGCGCGGACGTGGCAGAACGACGCGTCGATGGAGGCGACCGATGACTGA
- a CDS encoding ABC transporter ATP-binding protein produces the protein MTDDDTLVRVEGLEKEFPVGSGLVSSLMNTIRGEEEDAVHAIDGIDFELHEGETFGIAGESGCGKTTTGMCLTKLYEPTGGSIYYDGEDIADKSGSALTNFRQNAQMIFQDPFESLNPRMTVYDTVVEPLRIHDVPNQRARVRRALEFAELEPAESFFDRYPHELSGGQRQRLAIARALVIDPDFIVADEPVSMLDVSLRAGVLSLLERMTDEFGLSVVYISHDLSLLRHMCDRLAIMYMGKIVEQGPTEEIITNPKHPYTRALIDAVPVPDPTAGRERVELQGEVGDAVNIPSGCRFKNRCEKYIGGVCDSVQPPLEAKSDVEDDREVACHLYESAEGFDPYAETDETDRDEAVAAESSAD, from the coding sequence ATGACTGACGACGACACGCTCGTTCGCGTGGAGGGGTTGGAAAAGGAGTTCCCGGTCGGCAGCGGCCTCGTTTCCAGTCTGATGAACACCATCCGCGGCGAAGAGGAGGACGCGGTGCACGCCATCGACGGCATCGACTTCGAACTGCACGAGGGCGAGACGTTCGGCATCGCGGGCGAGTCCGGATGTGGGAAGACCACGACCGGGATGTGCCTGACGAAGCTGTACGAACCGACCGGCGGGAGCATCTACTACGACGGCGAGGACATCGCGGACAAGAGCGGCTCGGCCCTCACGAACTTCCGTCAGAACGCCCAGATGATATTTCAGGACCCGTTCGAGAGCCTGAACCCGCGGATGACGGTGTACGACACGGTGGTCGAACCGCTCCGCATCCACGACGTTCCGAATCAGCGGGCGCGGGTCCGACGGGCGCTTGAATTCGCGGAACTCGAACCCGCCGAATCGTTCTTCGACCGCTACCCGCACGAACTGTCCGGCGGACAGCGCCAACGCCTCGCCATCGCCCGCGCGCTGGTCATCGACCCGGACTTCATCGTCGCCGACGAACCGGTGTCGATGCTCGACGTGAGCCTTCGGGCTGGCGTGCTCTCGCTCTTGGAGCGCATGACCGACGAGTTCGGTCTCTCCGTGGTGTACATCAGCCACGACCTCTCGCTCCTGCGGCACATGTGCGACCGACTCGCCATCATGTACATGGGAAAAATCGTGGAGCAGGGACCCACCGAGGAGATAATCACGAACCCAAAACACCCCTACACGCGGGCGCTCATCGACGCCGTGCCGGTTCCCGACCCGACGGCGGGCCGGGAGCGCGTCGAGTTGCAGGGCGAAGTCGGCGATGCCGTCAACATCCCGTCCGGATGTCGGTTCAAGAACCGGTGTGAGAAGTACATCGGCGGCGTGTGCGATTCGGTGCAACCGCCGCTCGAAGCGAAGTCCGACGTCGAGGACGACCGGGAAGTCGCCTGCCACCTCTACGAGAGCGCGGAGGGCTTCGACCCGTACGCCGAGACTGACGAGACGGACCGCGACGAGGCCGTCGCGGCGGAGTCGTCGGCGGACTGA
- a CDS encoding helix-turn-helix domain-containing protein, translating into MTKVSRRDLLDVFSRADDPHAPLTTSEIASALGRVEEQTLERLRTLADDGLLQTRTVADTHRVWWPPCGRSDCFAENDRPTDGHPRIRTVFRSTDLAEPFRELANGSLFIEIDSVVHLSEGEHLQYWTATGISAEALLETVMEFPATLDARLLSTVNGTHRVESHSSFQSLLSIFGEFDGKTKSATYDEQEIRIVAEFPPSVDTERVQAVVRDVYPDLELVSTCRVITSSFDYHLIEEKLTERQLTALQMSYFSGYFEQPRKCSGVVLAERMGISKQAFHEHLRKAYDTVFEQLFTNVDETTVPDQ; encoded by the coding sequence ATGACGAAGGTTTCTCGTCGGGACCTTCTCGATGTTTTTTCTCGTGCGGACGACCCTCACGCACCACTGACGACGAGCGAGATAGCGTCCGCGCTGGGACGTGTCGAAGAACAGACACTCGAACGACTACGGACGTTAGCGGACGACGGCCTCCTCCAAACGAGAACCGTCGCGGATACGCACCGAGTCTGGTGGCCGCCGTGCGGCCGCTCGGACTGTTTTGCGGAGAACGACCGCCCTACGGACGGCCACCCCCGGATTCGAACGGTGTTTCGTTCCACCGACCTCGCCGAACCGTTCCGTGAGTTGGCGAACGGTTCGCTGTTCATCGAAATCGATTCGGTCGTACACCTCTCGGAGGGCGAACATCTCCAGTACTGGACCGCGACGGGAATATCCGCGGAAGCGTTGCTCGAAACGGTGATGGAGTTTCCGGCGACACTCGACGCGCGGTTGTTGAGCACCGTCAACGGAACTCACCGGGTAGAGTCCCACAGTTCGTTTCAGTCGTTGTTATCGATATTCGGTGAATTCGACGGAAAAACGAAATCAGCGACGTACGACGAGCAGGAAATCCGTATCGTAGCGGAGTTTCCTCCTTCGGTCGATACGGAACGCGTCCAAGCGGTCGTTCGAGACGTCTACCCGGACCTCGAACTCGTCTCCACCTGTCGCGTCATCACGTCGAGTTTCGATTATCACCTGATAGAAGAGAAGTTGACGGAGCGACAGTTGACCGCGTTGCAGATGTCCTACTTCAGCGGCTATTTCGAGCAACCGCGCAAGTGCTCGGGCGTGGTGCTGGCAGAGAGGATGGGTATCTCCAAGCAGGCGTTCCACGAGCATCTCCGCAAAGCGTACGATACGGTGTTCGAGCAACTGTTCACGAACGTCGATGAAACGACAGTGCCTGACCAGTAA
- a CDS encoding DUF7344 domain-containing protein — protein sequence MIDEPICSKLSVDSVCGVLSNGCRRSVLYHLDASSSDVFTRDELADHLVAADTEYEDRERALVQLHHTTLPMLEDVGVIEYDSRSNVIRYRSDPLLDQFLSLSAAVEKPTE from the coding sequence ATGATAGACGAACCCATCTGCTCGAAGCTTTCGGTAGATTCGGTGTGTGGTGTGTTATCGAATGGGTGCCGCCGAAGCGTTTTATACCACCTCGACGCCTCGTCGTCCGACGTGTTCACGAGGGACGAACTCGCCGACCACCTCGTCGCGGCGGACACCGAGTACGAGGACCGAGAGCGGGCGCTGGTGCAACTCCACCATACGACGCTTCCGATGCTGGAGGACGTCGGGGTCATCGAGTACGATTCCCGGAGCAACGTCATCCGCTATCGAAGCGACCCGCTGCTCGATCAGTTCTTGTCGCTCTCGGCCGCGGTAGAGAAGCCGACGGAGTGA